One window of Ptychodera flava strain L36383 unplaced genomic scaffold, AS_Pfla_20210202 Scaffold_157__1_contigs__length_76673_pilon, whole genome shotgun sequence genomic DNA carries:
- the LOC139126901 gene encoding kielin/chordin-like protein: protein MKLVAIFAVLAGLVLVGEAVTRAVDVPKEDFSTADDFLTVVGHWKSCLKRLIIIIINLNKPVDTDTIIEFTVTQNGTDEEVSKQNATVVAGQTKLIIVILVPSCYEDYWIYWIIIYKEKYWGIIWILKCMNGNGKKDPHLSTFSGVHYNFQGYCSYTLVKDCRSDTPSFDISADFRGRDSPTEPPTRMVAVTTRLSNGHTYTFLDDNSIWVDGHLLLDRSLDLRDNIGYVHAKDDSVLLELHHSGLSLLWTGKYHEASVTVGNDEFMGKLCGMFGNGDPERGQDLVKSNGMRTTNVTEFAESWVIPGSCPN, encoded by the exons ATGAAGCTGGTAGCAATATTTGCCGTGTTGGCGGGGTTAGTCCTTGTTGGTGAAGCAGTC ACACGTGCCGTAGACGTTCCTAAGGAGGACTTTAGCACTGCAG ATGATTTCCTCACGGTAGTGGGCCATTGGAAATCTTGTTTGAAGCGCctaattataataattattaatCTCAACAAACCTGTCGACACAGACACCATCATTGAGTTCACAGTGACACAAAATGGAACTGATGAAGAAGTCTCTAAGCAAAACGCAACCGTGGTGGCAGGACAGACCAAACTTATAATCGTTATTCTGGTCCCAAGCTGCTACGAAGATTACTGGATATACTGGATAATCATTTACAAAGAAAAGTACTGGGGTATCATCTGGATCTTAAAAT GCATGAACGGGAACGGGAAAAAAGATCCTCACTTGAGTACCTTCAGTGGTGTTCACTACAATTTCCAAGGTTACTGCAGCTACACACTGGTCAAGGACTGTCGGTCAGATACTCCCTCTTTcgacatatctgctgacttccGTGGGCGAGACAGCCCGACTGAACCCCCAACAAGAATGGTGGCGGTAACAACGAGACTAAGTAATGGCCACACCTACACGTTCCTGGATGACAATTCTATCTGG GTTGACGGACATCTGTTATTAGACCGTTCTCTAGACCTCCGTGACAACATCGGGTATGTCCACGCTAAGGATGACAGCGTTCTATTAGAACTCCATCACAGTGGGCTATCTCTTCTGTGGACCGGAAAATACCACGAGGCTTCTGTAACCGTTGGTAACGATGAGTTCATGGGCAAACTGTGTGGAATGTTTGGCAATGGTGACCCAGAGAGAGGTCAGGACTTGGTGAAGTCAAACGGGATGAGAACGACCAACGTCACCGAGTTTGCAGAGAGTTGGGTCATCCCAGGAAG TTGTCCTAACTAG